In Fusobacterium periodonticum ATCC 33693, the following are encoded in one genomic region:
- the amaP gene encoding alkaline shock response membrane anchor protein AmaP, whose translation MLKKLIFFFAWLGIFLMSLVALNSILLPGQLLFDNPYTEKITSFEYKMVILVVAALYLFICLIKFFSLFEGKKDYERKTENGTLKISKTTINNYVMDLLRKDPDITSIKAVSDLKGNKFLIHIKCELLAKMNIANKISYLQNLIKTDLMENLGVDVNKVVVNILKIEAREKEKVNDEQTSNEVPIVNVEGNNVEVNN comes from the coding sequence ATGTTGAAAAAATTAATATTTTTCTTTGCTTGGCTAGGGATATTTTTGATGTCTCTAGTAGCTTTAAATAGTATACTTTTACCAGGACAACTTTTATTTGATAACCCTTATACTGAAAAAATAACAAGTTTTGAATATAAGATGGTCATTTTAGTTGTAGCTGCTTTATATCTTTTTATATGCCTTATTAAGTTCTTTAGCTTATTTGAGGGAAAAAAAGACTATGAAAGAAAAACTGAAAATGGAACATTAAAAATATCAAAGACTACTATTAATAACTATGTTATGGATTTATTGAGAAAAGATCCTGATATAACAAGTATAAAAGCAGTTAGTGATTTAAAAGGTAATAAATTTTTAATTCATATAAAATGTGAATTATTAGCTAAGATGAATATAGCCAACAAGATTTCATATCTTCAAAACTTAATTAAAACAGACTTAATGGAAAATTTAGGTGTGGATGTCAATAAAGTTGTGGTTAATATATTAAAAATTGAAGCTAGAGAGAAAGAAAAAGTGAATGATGAACAAACTTCTAATGAAGTTCCTATTGTAAATGTTGAGGGAAATAATGTAGAGGTGAATAACTAA
- a CDS encoding DUF2273 domain-containing protein: MPDNILEVLLEKIINNWRKVYGSILGFIVGLTVVNYGILKAIVIFAFAFIGYKLGDSSFTKNIKKVIINRLKED, from the coding sequence TTGCCAGATAATATTTTAGAAGTTTTATTAGAAAAAATAATCAATAATTGGAGAAAAGTCTACGGGTCTATTTTAGGCTTTATAGTTGGGCTAACTGTAGTCAATTATGGTATATTAAAAGCTATTGTAATCTTTGCATTTGCTTTTATAGGCTATAAGTTAGGAGATTCTTCATTTACAAAAAATATAAAAAAAGTGATTATAAATAGATTAAAAGAGGATTAA
- a CDS encoding VWA domain-containing protein has protein sequence MDYKEDIKRWRLILGKDTQDTFSSMNSEAISSLSEEDWLMDRALDAIYNPTGKFMGDGALGAGRGPSNPQISKWLGDVRDLFDKELVKIIQTDAMDRCGLKQLIFEPEILEQVEPDISLASTIMLLKDQIPKHSKESVRAFIKKIVEEINKLLESDIKRAVRAALNKRQHSPIPSASALDFKRTIQRGIKNYNKELKKIIPEHYYFFERASTNPSSKFTVILDIDQSGSMGESVIYSSVMACILASMAALKTRIVAFDTNIVDLTEKSDDPVDLLYGFQLGGGTDINKSIAYCMNYIENPKKTIFFLISDLMEGGNRGGMLRHLQEMKDSGVIVVCLLAISSDGQPYYDSQMAGKISSMGIPCFACNPEKLPLLLERVLKGLDLNSFQEEFKKK, from the coding sequence ATGGACTATAAAGAAGATATAAAACGTTGGAGATTAATATTAGGAAAAGATACTCAAGATACTTTCTCCTCTATGAACTCTGAAGCTATTTCTTCTCTTAGTGAAGAAGATTGGCTTATGGATAGAGCTTTAGATGCCATTTATAATCCCACAGGAAAATTTATGGGTGATGGTGCTTTAGGTGCAGGGAGAGGTCCTTCTAACCCTCAAATAAGTAAATGGCTTGGAGATGTTAGAGATTTGTTTGATAAGGAATTAGTTAAGATTATTCAAACTGATGCTATGGATAGATGTGGCTTAAAACAATTAATTTTTGAGCCTGAAATATTGGAGCAAGTTGAGCCTGATATAAGTCTTGCATCTACAATTATGCTTTTAAAGGATCAAATTCCTAAACATAGTAAAGAAAGTGTAAGAGCCTTTATCAAAAAAATTGTAGAAGAAATCAATAAATTATTGGAAAGTGATATAAAAAGAGCTGTTAGAGCTGCACTTAATAAGAGACAACATTCTCCTATTCCTTCAGCCTCAGCACTTGACTTTAAAAGAACTATCCAAAGAGGAATAAAAAATTATAATAAAGAATTGAAAAAAATTATTCCTGAACATTACTATTTCTTTGAGAGAGCTAGTACTAATCCTTCAAGTAAATTTACAGTTATTTTAGATATAGATCAGAGTGGTTCTATGGGAGAATCTGTTATATATTCTTCAGTAATGGCTTGTATCTTAGCAAGTATGGCTGCACTAAAAACTCGTATTGTTGCTTTTGATACTAATATTGTGGATTTAACAGAAAAATCTGATGATCCTGTTGATTTATTATATGGTTTCCAATTAGGTGGTGGTACTGATATCAATAAGTCTATCGCCTATTGTATGAACTATATTGAAAATCCTAAAAAGACTATATTTTTCTTGATTTCTGACCTTATGGAAGGTGGAAATCGTGGAGGAATGTTGAGACATTTACAAGAAATGAAAGATTCAGGAGTAATAGTTGTCTGTCTTCTTGCGATTTCAAGTGATGGACAACCTTACTATGATTCACAAATGGCGGGAAAAATCTCTTCAATGGGTATTCCTTGCTTTGCTTGTAATCCTGAAAAATTACCTCTTTTACTTGAAAGAGTATTAAAAGGATTAGATTTAAATTCTTTCCAAGAAGAATTTAAGAAAAAATAA
- the nusB gene encoding transcription antitermination factor NusB: protein MKEIFGEETKKTKAGIRLAREELFKLVFGAESTEATPDELKQDFDIYLQNDEEFIATLNENQLEFIRSSINGIAENYDNIKDIIKKNTKNWAYSRIGLVERTLLIIATYEFLFKNTPIEVVANETVELAKEYGNEKSYEFVNGILANIGKIK, encoded by the coding sequence ATGAAAGAAATTTTTGGAGAAGAAACTAAGAAAACAAAAGCTGGAATAAGACTAGCAAGAGAAGAACTATTTAAATTAGTTTTTGGAGCTGAGTCAACTGAAGCAACTCCTGATGAATTAAAACAAGATTTTGATATATATTTACAAAATGATGAAGAATTCATAGCTACTTTAAATGAAAATCAGTTAGAGTTTATAAGAAGTTCTATTAATGGAATAGCTGAGAATTATGATAATATTAAAGATATTATAAAGAAAAATACTAAAAACTGGGCTTATTCAAGGATAGGGCTTGTGGAAAGAACTTTACTAATCATAGCAACTTATGAGTTTCTATTTAAAAATACTCCCATTGAAGTTGTTGCTAATGAGACTGTTGAATTAGCTAAAGAATATGGTAATGAGAAGTCTTATGAGTTTGTAAATGGTATTTTAGCAAATATAGGAAAAATTAAATAA
- a CDS encoding Asp23/Gls24 family envelope stress response protein produces MSELGNIRIADEVVKTIAAKAAADVEGVYKLAGGVVDEVSKMLGKKRPTNGVKVEVGEVECSIEVYVVIKYGYRIPKVAEDVQKAVLEEVSKLSGLKVVEVNVYIQNIKVEEVTEEEATEVYED; encoded by the coding sequence ATGTCAGAATTAGGAAATATAAGAATAGCAGATGAAGTGGTAAAAACTATAGCAGCGAAAGCAGCAGCAGATGTTGAAGGTGTTTATAAATTAGCTGGTGGAGTTGTGGATGAAGTTAGTAAAATGCTTGGTAAAAAAAGACCTACTAATGGAGTTAAAGTTGAAGTTGGAGAAGTAGAATGTAGTATAGAAGTTTATGTAGTTATTAAATATGGATATAGAATACCTAAAGTTGCTGAAGATGTTCAAAAAGCAGTTTTAGAAGAAGTATCTAAATTAAGTGGACTAAAAGTTGTTGAAGTTAATGTTTACATTCAAAATATTAAGGTAGAAGAAGTGACAGAAGAAGAAGCAACTGAAGTATATGAAGACTAA